One genomic window of Streptococcus mitis includes the following:
- the pepC gene encoding aminopeptidase C: protein MNVIQESFTDKLFANYEANVKYQAIENAASHNGIFAALERRQSHVDNTPVFSLDLTKDKVTNQKASGRCWMFAALNTFRHKLISQYKLENFELSQAHTFFWDKYEKSNWFLEQVIATADQDLTSRKVKFLLQTPQQDGGQWDMVVSLFEKYGVVPKSVYPESVSSSSSRELNAILNKLLRQDAQILRDLLASGADQATVQAKKEDLLQEIFNFLAMSLGLPPRKFDFAYRDKDNNYQSEKGITPQEFYKKYVNLPLEDYVSVINAPTADKPYGKSYTVEMLGNVVGSRAVRYINVPMERLKELAIAQMQAGETVWFGSDVGQLSNRKAGILATDVYDFESSMDIKLTQDKAGRLDYSESLMTHAMVLTGVDLDENGKSTKWKVENSWGDKVGTDGYFVASDAWMDEYTYQIVVRKELLTAEELAAYEAEPIVLAPWDPMGALA, encoded by the coding sequence ATGAACGTGATTCAAGAATCATTTACTGATAAACTATTTGCTAACTATGAAGCAAATGTTAAATACCAAGCGATTGAAAATGCTGCCAGCCACAACGGAATTTTTGCAGCTCTAGAACGTCGCCAAAGCCATGTAGACAATACCCCTGTTTTCTCATTGGATTTGACCAAGGACAAGGTAACTAACCAGAAAGCGTCTGGTCGTTGCTGGATGTTTGCGGCTCTCAACACCTTCCGCCACAAACTCATTTCACAATACAAATTGGAAAACTTTGAGTTGTCACAGGCCCACACTTTCTTCTGGGACAAGTATGAGAAATCAAACTGGTTCTTGGAGCAAGTCATTGCGACTGCAGACCAAGACTTGACCAGCCGTAAGGTTAAATTCCTACTCCAAACACCACAACAAGACGGAGGTCAGTGGGATATGGTGGTGTCTCTCTTTGAGAAATACGGTGTCGTTCCTAAGTCGGTTTACCCTGAATCTGTTTCATCTAGCAGTAGTCGTGAGCTAAATGCCATTCTCAACAAATTGCTTCGTCAAGATGCTCAAATCTTGCGTGACTTGCTCGCTTCTGGTGCAGACCAAGCGACTGTTCAAGCTAAGAAAGAAGACCTCTTGCAAGAAATCTTTAATTTTCTTGCTATGTCCCTAGGCCTTCCACCACGTAAATTTGACTTTGCTTATCGCGATAAGGATAACAACTACCAAAGCGAAAAGGGCATCACACCACAAGAGTTTTACAAGAAATATGTCAATCTTCCTCTAGAGGACTATGTTTCTGTTATCAATGCCCCAACTGCTGACAAGCCTTACGGCAAATCTTACACAGTTGAGATGTTGGGGAATGTGGTTGGTAGCCGTGCGGTTCGTTACATCAATGTACCGATGGAACGCTTGAAAGAATTAGCGATTGCCCAAATGCAAGCAGGTGAGACTGTTTGGTTTGGATCAGATGTCGGTCAACTCAGCAATCGTAAAGCTGGGATCCTTGCGACAGATGTTTATGACTTTGAATCAAGCATGGACATTAAACTCACTCAAGACAAGGCTGGACGTTTGGATTACAGTGAGAGCTTGATGACCCACGCCATGGTCTTGACAGGTGTGGATTTGGATGAAAATGGCAAGTCAACCAAGTGGAAGGTTGAAAACTCATGGGGAGACAAGGTTGGTACAGATGGTTACTTTGTTGCTTCAGATGCTTGGATGGACGAATACACTTATCAAATTGTTGTTCGTAAGGAATTACTAACAGCAGAAGAACTAGCTGCCTATGAAGCAGAACCAATCGTCCTTGCACCATGGGATCCAATGGGTGCCTTGGCATAA
- a CDS encoding pseudouridine synthase: MRLDKFLVACAVGSRTEVKNMLKSGRVTVNGKKEKSAKLQIDEERDEIRFDGQVLEYEEFVYYMMNKPKGVISATEDPKHRTVLDLLDDIARSKEVFPVGRLDIDTHGLLLLTNDGKLAHALLSPKRHVDKTYLAQVKGIMTQEDAETFAKGIPLKDFTCQPARLELVSVDTKKNQSQIRVTIAEGKFHQVKRMVGYCGKEVVDLQRLTMGTLVLDENLQRGEWRRLTKEELEALLANIA, from the coding sequence ATGAGATTGGATAAATTTTTAGTTGCCTGCGCTGTAGGGAGTCGGACAGAGGTCAAAAACATGCTCAAGTCTGGGCGCGTGACGGTAAATGGTAAAAAAGAAAAGTCAGCTAAATTGCAGATTGATGAAGAAAGAGATGAGATTCGCTTTGATGGGCAAGTGTTGGAGTATGAAGAGTTTGTCTACTACATGATGAACAAGCCCAAAGGAGTTATCTCAGCGACTGAGGATCCCAAGCACAGAACCGTTCTGGACTTGCTGGATGATATTGCTCGGAGCAAGGAAGTTTTCCCAGTAGGACGCTTGGATATTGACACGCATGGTCTTTTACTCTTGACCAATGACGGCAAGCTTGCCCATGCTCTTCTTTCACCCAAGCGTCATGTGGATAAGACGTATCTGGCTCAGGTCAAGGGAATTATGACCCAAGAAGATGCGGAGACATTTGCCAAGGGAATTCCTCTTAAAGACTTTACTTGTCAGCCTGCTAGACTGGAGCTTGTGTCTGTAGATACAAAAAAGAATCAAAGCCAAATCCGTGTGACCATTGCAGAAGGGAAGTTTCATCAGGTCAAGCGTATGGTGGGCTATTGCGGCAAGGAAGTAGTAGACTTGCAACGTTTGACTATGGGAACTTTAGTATTGGATGAGAACTTGCAGCGAGGAGAATGGCGTCGCTTGACCAAGGAAGAGTTAGAAGCTCTCCTTGCGAATATTGCTTAA
- a CDS encoding GlsB/YeaQ/YmgE family stress response membrane protein, with protein MLGSMFVGLLVGFLAGTLTNRGEHMGCFGKMFLGWIGAFIGHLLFGTWGPIIAGTAIIPAVLGSMIVLAIFWRRGS; from the coding sequence ATGTTAGGAAGTATGTTCGTTGGTCTCCTAGTGGGATTTTTAGCAGGTACTCTGACCAATCGTGGAGAACACATGGGATGTTTTGGAAAAATGTTTCTCGGATGGATTGGTGCCTTTATAGGCCATTTGCTTTTTGGGACTTGGGGACCGATAATAGCAGGAACTGCCATTATTCCGGCAGTACTAGGTTCCATGATTGTTTTAGCTATTTTTTGGAGACGAGGAAGTTAA
- a CDS encoding aminopeptidase, translating into MVLPNFKENLEKYAKLLVSNGINVQPGHTLALSIDVEQRELAHLIVKEAYALGAHEVIVQWTDDVINREKFLHAPMERLDNVPEYKIAEMNYLLENKASRLGVRSSDPGALNGVDADKLSASAKAMGLAMKPMRIATQSNKVSWTVAAAAGLEWAKKVFPNAASDEEAVDLLWDQIFKTCRVYEADPVKAWEEHAAILKSKADMLNKEQFSALHYTAPGTDLTLGLPKNHVWESAGAINAQGEGFLPNMPTEEVFTAPDFRRADGYVTSTKPLSYNGNIIEGIKVTFKDGQIVDITAEKGDQVMKDLVFENMGARALGECALVPDPSPISQSGITFFNTLFDENASNHLAIGAAYATSVVGGAEMSEEELEAAGLNRSDVHVDFMIGSSQMDIDGIREDGTRVPLFRNGDWAN; encoded by the coding sequence ATGGTTTTACCAAATTTTAAAGAAAATCTAGAAAAATATGCGAAATTGTTGGTTTCGAATGGAATTAACGTGCAGCCTGGTCACACTTTGGCTCTCTCAATTGATGTGGAGCAACGCGAGTTGGCTCATTTAATCGTGAAAGAAGCTTATGCCTTGGGTGCGCATGAGGTTATCGTTCAGTGGACAGATGATGTGATTAACCGTGAGAAATTCCTACATGCTCCGATGGAGCGTCTGGACAATGTGCCAGAATACAAGATTGCTGAGATGAACTATCTCTTGGAGAACAAGGCTAGCCGTCTTGGGGTTCGTTCTTCTGACCCAGGTGCCTTGAACGGTGTGGATGCTGACAAGCTTTCAGCTTCTGCTAAAGCGATGGGACTTGCCATGAAGCCAATGCGTATCGCAACACAATCCAATAAGGTTAGCTGGACTGTAGCAGCCGCTGCTGGACTTGAGTGGGCTAAAAAAGTCTTTCCAAATGCTGCGAGCGATGAAGAAGCAGTTGATCTCCTTTGGGACCAAATCTTCAAGACTTGTCGCGTTTATGAAGCAGATCCTGTTAAGGCTTGGGAAGAGCATGCAGCCATCCTCAAGAGTAAGGCTGATATGCTTAATAAAGAACAATTTTCAGCCCTTCACTACACAGCACCAGGGACAGATTTGACACTTGGCTTGCCTAAGAACCACGTTTGGGAATCAGCTGGTGCTATCAATGCGCAGGGAGAAGGATTCTTGCCAAATATGCCGACAGAGGAAGTCTTCACAGCGCCTGACTTCCGTCGTGCAGATGGTTATGTCACTTCTACAAAACCGCTTAGTTATAACGGAAATATCATTGAAGGTATTAAGGTAACCTTTAAGGATGGACAAATTGTGGATATCACTGCTGAGAAGGGTGATCAGGTCATGAAAGACCTTGTCTTTGAAAATATGGGTGCGCGTGCCTTGGGTGAATGTGCATTGGTACCAGATCCAAGCCCAATTTCTCAGTCAGGCATTACCTTCTTTAACACCCTTTTCGATGAAAATGCGTCAAATCACTTGGCTATCGGTGCAGCTTATGCGACTAGCGTAGTTGGTGGAGCGGAGATGAGCGAAGAGGAGCTTGAAGCTGCGGGGCTTAACCGTTCAGATGTTCACGTGGACTTTATGATTGGGTCTAGTCAAATGGATATCGATGGTATCCGTGAGGATGGGACACGTGTACCACTCTTCCGTAACGGAGATTGGGCAAATTAA
- a CDS encoding PolC-type DNA polymerase III, whose amino-acid sequence MSNSFEILMNQLGMPTEMRQAPALAQADIERVVVHKISKIWEFHFVFSNILPIEIFLELKKGLSEEFSKTGNKAVFEIKARSQEFSNQLLQAYYREAFSEGPCASQGFKSLYQNLQVRAEGNKLFIEGSEAIDKEHFKKNHLPNLAKQLEKFGFPAFNCQVEKNDVLTQEQEEAFHAENEQIVQAANEEALRAMEQLEQMAPPPAEEKPSFDFQAKKAAAKPKLDKAEITPMIEVTTEENRLVFEGVVFDVEQKVTRTGRVLINFKMTDYTSSFSMQKWVKNEEEAQKFDLIKKNSWLRVRGNVEMNNFTRDLTMNVQDVQEVIHYERKDLMPEGERRVEFHAHTNMSTMDALPEVEEIVATAAKWGHKAVAITDHGNVQSFPHGYKPAKKAGIQLIYGMEANIVEDRVPIVYNEVEMDLSEATYVVFDVETTGLSAIYNDLIQVAASKMYKGNVIAEFDEFINPGHPLSAFTTELTGITDDHVKNAKPLEQVLQEFQEFCKDTVLVAHNATFDVGFMNANYERHGLPRISQPVIDTLEFARNLYPEYKRHGLGPLTKRFGVALEHHHMANYDAEATGRLLFIFIKEVAEKHGVTDLVRLNIDLISPDSYKKARIKHATIYVKNQVGLKNIFKLVSLSNTKYFEGVPRIPRTVLDAHREGLILGSACSEGEVFDAVVSQGVDAAVEVAKYYDFIEVMPPAIYAPLIAKEQVKDMEELQTIIKSLIEVGDRLGKPVLATGNVHYIEPEEEIYREIIVRSLGQGAMINRTIGHGEHAQPAPLPKAHFRTTNEMLDEFAFLGEELARKLVIENTNALTEIFEPVEVVKGDLYTPFIDKAEETVAELTYKKAFEIYGNPLPDIVDLRIEKELTSILGNGFAVIYLASQMLVQRSNERGYLVGSRGSVGSSFVATMIGITEVNPLSPHYVCGQCQYSEFITDGSYGSGFDMPNKDCPNCGHKLSKNGQDIPFETFLGFDGDKVPDIDLNFSGEDQPSAHLDVRDIFGEEYAFRAGTVGTVAAKTAYGFVKGYERDYGKFYRDAEVERLAQGAAGVKRTTGQHPGGIVVIPNYMDVYDFTPVQYPADDVTAEWQTTHFNFHDIDENVLKLDVLGHDDPTMIRKLQDLSGIDPNEIPMDDEGVMALFSGTDVLGVTPEQIGTPTGMLGIPEFGTNFVRGMVDETHPTTFAELLQLSGLSHGTDVWLGNAQDLIKQGIADLSTVIGCRDDIMVYLMHAGLEPKMAFTIMERVRKGLWLKISEEERNGYIEAMKANNVPEWYIESCGKIKYMFPKAHAAAYVMMALRVAYFKVHHPIYYYCAYFSIRAKAFDIKTMGAGLDAIKRRMEEISEKRKNNEASNVEIDLYTTLEIVNEMWERGFKFGKLDLYRSDATEFIIDGDTLIPPFVAMDGLGENVAKQLVRAREEGEFLSKTELRKRGGLSSTLVEKMDEMGILGNMPEDNQLSLFDELF is encoded by the coding sequence ATGTCAAATAGTTTTGAAATTTTGATGAATCAACTGGGGATGCCTACTGAAATGAGACAGGCTCCTGCTTTAGCACAGGCCGATATTGAGCGAGTTGTGGTTCATAAAATTAGTAAGATATGGGAGTTTCATTTCGTATTTTCTAATATTTTACCGATTGAAATCTTTTTAGAATTAAAGAAAGGTTTGAGCGAAGAATTTTCTAAGACAGGCAATAAAGCTGTTTTCGAAATCAAGGCTCGGTCTCAAGAATTTTCAAATCAACTCTTGCAGGCCTATTATAGAGAAGCTTTTTCTGAGGGGCCATGTGCTAGTCAAGGTTTTAAGTCCCTTTATCAAAATTTGCAAGTTCGTGCTGAGGGCAATAAGCTATTTATTGAAGGATCTGAGGCGATTGATAAGGAGCATTTTAAGAAAAATCACCTTCCTAATTTAGCGAAACAACTTGAAAAGTTTGGTTTTCCAGCTTTTAATTGTCAAGTAGAGAAGAATGATGTCCTGACACAAGAGCAGGAAGAGGCCTTTCATGCTGAAAATGAGCAGATTGTTCAAGCTGCTAACGAGGAAGCGCTCCGTGCTATGGAACAACTAGAACAGATGGCACCTCCTCCAGCGGAAGAGAAACCATCCTTTGATTTTCAAGCTAAAAAAGCTGCAGCTAAACCGAAGCTGGATAAGGCAGAGATTACTCCTATGATCGAAGTGACGACGGAGGAAAATCGTTTGGTCTTTGAAGGGGTTGTTTTTGATGTGGAGCAAAAAGTGACCAGAACAGGGCGTGTTTTGATCAACTTTAAAATGACGGACTACACTTCAAGTTTTTCGATGCAAAAGTGGGTTAAGAATGAAGAGGAAGCTCAGAAATTTGATCTCATCAAAAAGAATTCTTGGCTTCGTGTTCGTGGGAATGTAGAGATGAATAACTTCACACGCGATTTGACTATGAACGTGCAAGACGTGCAGGAAGTTATTCACTATGAGCGGAAGGATTTAATGCCAGAAGGAGAACGACGGGTTGAGTTTCATGCTCATACTAATATGTCGACCATGGATGCACTACCAGAGGTAGAAGAAATCGTTGCGACAGCTGCTAAGTGGGGACACAAGGCGGTTGCCATCACAGACCATGGAAATGTTCAGTCCTTCCCACATGGCTATAAGCCTGCTAAGAAAGCGGGAATCCAGCTGATCTATGGTATGGAAGCCAATATCGTGGAGGACCGTGTCCCTATCGTCTACAACGAAGTGGAGATGGACTTGTCGGAAGCGACCTACGTGGTCTTTGACGTGGAAACGACGGGGCTTTCAGCTATCTATAATGATTTGATTCAGGTTGCGGCCTCTAAGATGTACAAGGGGAATGTTATTGCTGAATTTGATGAATTTATCAATCCTGGACATCCCTTGTCAGCTTTTACTACTGAGTTGACTGGAATTACAGATGACCATGTCAAAAATGCCAAACCACTGGAACAAGTTTTGCAAGAATTCCAAGAATTCTGCAAGGATACGGTCTTAGTTGCCCACAATGCTACCTTTGACGTTGGATTTATGAATGCCAACTATGAGCGTCATGGTCTTCCAAGGATTAGTCAGCCAGTTATCGATACGTTAGAGTTTGCTAGAAACCTCTATCCTGAGTATAAGCGTCATGGTTTGGGACCTTTGACCAAGCGTTTTGGTGTGGCCTTAGAACATCACCACATGGCCAACTACGATGCGGAAGCTACTGGTCGTCTGCTCTTCATCTTTATCAAAGAGGTAGCAGAAAAACATGGTGTGACCGATCTAGTTAGACTTAATATTGATTTGATTAGTCCAGATTCTTATAAAAAAGCTCGGATCAAGCATGCGACTATTTATGTCAAGAATCAGGTAGGTCTAAAAAATATCTTTAAGTTGGTTTCTTTGTCCAATACCAAGTATTTTGAAGGGGTGCCACGAATTCCGAGAACAGTTTTAGATGCCCATCGGGAAGGATTGATTCTGGGGTCGGCTTGTTCAGAAGGTGAAGTTTTTGATGCGGTTGTTTCCCAAGGTGTGGATGCGGCGGTTGAGGTGGCCAAGTATTATGACTTTATCGAGGTCATGCCACCAGCTATCTATGCTCCCTTGATTGCCAAGGAGCAGGTCAAGGATATGGAAGAACTCCAGACCATTATCAAGAGTTTGATAGAGGTGGGAGACCGTCTTGGCAAGCCCGTTTTGGCTACGGGAAATGTCCACTATATCGAACCAGAAGAAGAGATTTACCGTGAAATTATCGTCCGTAGTTTGGGACAGGGGGCGATGATTAACCGAACTATCGGTCATGGGGAACATGCTCAACCAGCTCCTCTGCCAAAAGCCCATTTTAGAACGACTAATGAGATGTTGGATGAATTTGCCTTCTTGGGAGAGGAACTAGCTCGCAAATTGGTTATTGAAAACACCAATGCCTTGACAGAAATCTTTGAACCCGTTGAGGTTGTTAAGGGTGACTTGTACACGCCTTTCATCGACAAAGCTGAAGAAACGGTCGCTGAGCTGACCTATAAGAAAGCTTTTGAGATTTATGGAAATCCGTTGCCAGATATCGTTGATTTGCGGATTGAAAAAGAATTAACTTCTATTCTGGGGAATGGATTTGCTGTGATTTATCTGGCTTCGCAGATGCTAGTGCAACGTTCCAATGAACGGGGTTACTTGGTTGGTTCCCGTGGATCTGTTGGTTCCAGTTTTGTTGCGACCATGATTGGGATTACGGAGGTTAATCCTCTCTCTCCTCACTATGTCTGTGGTCAGTGTCAATACAGCGAGTTTATCACCGATGGTTCTTATGGTTCAGGATTTGATATGCCCAATAAGGATTGTCCAAACTGTGGTCACAAACTCAGCAAAAATGGGCAGGATATTCCGTTTGAGACCTTCCTTGGTTTTGATGGGGATAAGGTTCCCGATATTGACTTGAACTTTTCGGGAGAGGATCAGCCTAGCGCCCACTTGGATGTGCGTGATATCTTTGGTGAGGAATATGCCTTCCGTGCAGGAACGGTTGGTACGGTGGCTGCCAAGACTGCCTATGGATTTGTAAAGGGCTATGAGCGAGATTATGGCAAGTTTTATCGTGATGCAGAAGTGGAACGTCTCGCTCAAGGTGCTGCTGGTGTCAAACGGACAACAGGCCAACACCCAGGGGGAATCGTTGTTATTCCTAACTACATGGATGTCTACGACTTTACGCCTGTCCAGTATCCAGCAGATGATGTGACGGCTGAATGGCAGACCACTCACTTTAACTTCCATGATATCGACGAGAACGTCCTCAAACTTGATGTATTGGGACATGATGATCCGACCATGATTCGGAAATTGCAGGACTTGTCTGGGATTGATCCTAATGAAATCCCTATGGATGACGAAGGTGTGATGGCCCTCTTTTCTGGGACGGATGTGTTAGGGGTAACACCTGAACAAATTGGAACGCCTACGGGTATGTTGGGGATTCCAGAGTTTGGAACCAACTTTGTTCGTGGAATGGTGGACGAGACGCACCCAACGACTTTTGCGGAGTTGCTGCAGTTGTCTGGATTGTCCCACGGTACTGATGTCTGGTTGGGAAATGCCCAGGATTTAATCAAGCAAGGAATTGCGGACCTGTCGACCGTTATCGGTTGTCGGGACGACATCATGGTTTACCTCATGCATGCGGGTCTGGAACCTAAGATGGCTTTTACCATTATGGAACGGGTACGTAAGGGCTTGTGGCTCAAAATCTCTGAAGAAGAGCGCAATGGTTATATCGAAGCTATGAAGGCCAACAATGTTCCTGAGTGGTATATCGAATCTTGTGGAAAAATCAAGTACATGTTCCCTAAAGCCCATGCGGCAGCCTACGTTATGATGGCTCTTCGTGTAGCTTACTTCAAGGTTCATCACCCTATTTATTACTACTGTGCTTACTTCTCGATCCGTGCTAAGGCTTTTGATATCAAGACCATGGGGGCGGGCTTGGATGCTATCAAGCGCAGAATGGAAGAAATCTCTGAAAAACGGAAGAACAATGAGGCCTCTAATGTGGAGATTGACCTCTATACAACTCTTGAGATTGTCAATGAAATGTGGGAACGTGGTTTCAAGTTTGGGAAGTTAGACCTCTACCGTAGTGATGCGACTGAATTCATCATTGACGGAGATACACTGATTCCACCATTCGTTGCTATGGATGGTCTGGGAGAGAACGTTGCCAAGCAATTGGTGCGAGCGCGTGAAGAGGGAGAATTCCTATCTAAAACAGAATTGCGCAAGCGTGGTGGACTCTCATCAACCTTGGTTGAAAAGATGGATGAAATGGGTATTCTTGGAAATATGCCAGAGGATAATCAGTTGAGTTTGTTTGATGAGTTGTTTTAA